The region AGTTCTTTTATACTACTTGATATACTTAGCTTTTTACTTATATCTGGGTGTTTCAGAGGAAGTTTCTACGATTAATCCCCTTTCGTTGGTTGAAAGAATAGCATACAAAGAATCCGTGTTTTACGTAATCTTAGGCTTAATCGCTTCTGAGATTATGCACATACTTGTTGATGTTTTATGGAGTTTGTGGGTAAAGATTAGACCTTTTTAACCATCTCCCTAATACCCTAATATAAGATCTTTAACAAGAAAATACGTTGGGTGAGAAATTAGGAAAAGGGCAATTTATCTTGTTAGAAAAGCCTCGGGGAGACAAGGTATCTAATAAAGCAGGAAGAACACCAAAAAGGTATAACGCTTTCGACTTACCTTTATGGGTATGCTGTTGGCTATAGCTTTTTCAGAAAAAATTATGTGCTTGGTTAATTTCTCACCCAACGTATTAAACTATTAACTATGCTTCTACTTTTGTTGTTGTTGCTTGTGAGTATGTCCTTTGGAAAAATTTTTTACGCAAAGTGGGACGATGCGGTTAGTCCTATAATGCTTGAATATATTAAAAGGAACATAGCTAAAGCAGAAAAGGAAAATGGAACGCTTTTTATCCTTGAGCTCAATACCCCCGGAGGGCTTGAAACTTCCATGAGGCAGATAATCCAGGAGTTTCAGAAAACCCCATTGCCAGTGGTGGTGTATGTTTATCCTCCTGGGGGAAGGGCAGCCTCCGCTGGTGCAATAATAACAGCTTCCGCAGACATAGCGGCAATGGCTCCAGGGACGAACATAGGAGCAGCCCATCCGGTTCAGGTAAGTGGAGAGAAAATGGAGGAGGCAGTAAAAGAAAAAGCCCTTCAGGATATGTTAGCTTTTGTAAGGTCCATAGCAAAGGAGAAGGGAAGAAATTCAGAAGTGCTTGAAAAGATGGTCAAAGAAAGCATTTCTCTTACTCCAGACGAAGCTCTAAGGGAGGGAGTGATAGACCTGATAGCAGTAGATAGGGCTGATCTTTTGAAAAAGTTAGATGGTAGGAAAGTAAAAAAGCACGGAAGGGAAATTGTCATAACAACCTCTGGTGTGCCTGTAGTAGATGTGCAAGAGAGCATAAGGGAATCCTTTTTAAAGATAATCACAAATCCCACCGTAGCTTACATGCTACTTTTAATAGGTTTTTACGGTATATTCTTTGAACTTTACAATCCCGGTGCCATAATTCCAGGTGCGGTGGGCATTGTCAGCCTTCTTCTGGGCTTATACGGTTTGGGGATCATAGGTATAAACTGGCTTGGTTTGCTCCTTATTTTGGCAGGTTTGCTTTTGCTCGTGTTAGAGCTTATCACACCAACCTTTGGGGGCTTGGCTATAGCAGGTATGGTAGCTTTGGCTATAGGTTCCTTAGTTTTAATCAGTCCAGACTCTCCCTATGGGGACATCCCCCTTTCTGTTATAGCCACCATGGTATTTGCCACTACATTTTTCTTCTTGGTTGCCGGAAGGCTTGGCTTAAAAGCACAGAAAAGGAAAAAGATAACTGGATCTGAAGGGCTCATAGGAGAAGAAGGAGAAGCCATCATGGACTTTAAAAACGGAAAGGGAAAGGTTTTCATAAAGGGTGAAATATGGAATTCAATAAGTAAAGACGACATTAAAAAAGGCGACAGAGTATTGGTAGAAGAAGTTAAAGGTCTAACGCTTTACGTAAAGAAACTTTAAACACTTTCTTCTTTCTTAGAAAATTTATGATGACAGAATGGGCATATGAGGGCTTTTCTATGAACTTCAGAGTAGCACATGCTGCATCTTTTTTTCCCTTTTAAGAGCAAGAAAAGGTTTATATGGAAAATGTGTTTTATTAAAAAATAAACAAACAGTATGGTTAGGATTACAGTCCAACCTTTTAAAGGTGTTATGGGTTCAAAATTAATAGTCCAAAGATAAGTAGTGGATAGGGACGCTACCCAAAAGGCTACTCTTCTCTCCAAGAACACTTGGGCTAATATTTGGAGTAGTGCAAGATAGACAAAAAACTGAAAGACTGAGTTTAAAAACAAAGGCTCAAGAAAGTTTAGGAAATCCAACTTTAAAAAACCCCCTAATTATGGTGTGTATCAACAGCCCAATGAAAAAGCCAGTAATTAGAGCTATAGCTTTTATAACCCCACCTTTTAGCAAAAAAACCGTCATCAAAAAAGCAAAAACGGACACTCTAATAGGGTAAGTAAGCAATGTCCAAGAGGTGCCGCGCTTAAAAACTCTAAATAGCACCTCGACATAAACTACACCTACCGCTACTCCTAACAATAAATCAAAGACTAACACACCTAAAAGCCAAAGGTTGTGGGTATGTCTAAGTTAATGTCCCTCACTTCCTTTATTTCGGGAAATCTATTTTTTAAAGCCCTTTCTATACCTGCCTTAAGCGTAAGCACAGACATACCACAACCCGCACAAGCTCCCATCATTCTAACTAACACAACTCCATCCTCTTGAACATCCACCAACTCTACATCTCCACCGTCAAACCTAAGGGCGGGCCTTATCTCATCCAAAACCGCTTCAATTTCTTCCCTTGTGGGCATTGCCATCCTTAATCACCTCCTTAGTTAATTAATAATATAATTCTATCGTGCGAGTTTTGATAACCGGTTGCGCTGGGTTTATTGGGTCCCATCTGTGCGATAGATTTCTCAAAGAAGGTTTTGAAGTTATTGGTATGGATAATTTTATAACAGGAAATCCAGACAACATAGCTCACCTTATCGGACATCCTAAGTTCAAGTTCATCCATTACAACGTGGTAAATTACCTGTACGTGGATGGACCTTTGGACTTGATACTGCACTTTGCCTGTCCTGCATCACCCGTTGATTATCTTAACCACCCAATACACACCATGAAGGTAGACTCCTTAGGGACGCTAAACACCTTAGGACTTGCCAAGCTAAAGTCCGCAAGGTATGTTTTCGCATCCTCTTCCGAAGTTTACGGAGATCCGCAGGTTCATCCCCAAAGGGAAGATTACTGGGGATATGTAAATCCTGTAAGTGTTAGAAGTGTCTATTCGGAAGCAAAGAGATTTTCGGAAGCTCTGTGCATGGCCTATTGGAGAGAGCACAAAGTAGACGTCAGAATAGCAAGGATATTTAACACCTACGGCGAGAGGATGAGGATGGATGATGGCAGGGTAATTCCTACCTTTCTCTCTAGGGCTTTAAAGGGTGAGCCTATCCCCGTCCATGGAGATGGAAGTCAAACCAGGAGTTTTTGCTATATAGAAGATTTAGTGGATGGTATTTTTAAACTTTCTATCACTGACCATTTAGAAGGTCAGGTCATCAACTTAGGCAATCCAGAAGAGATAAGCATATTGGACCTTGCAAAGCTTGTATTGGAAGTGACAAATTCTGACTCGCCTATACAGATGCTAAAAGGAAGGGAAGAGGATCCAAGGAGAAGATGTCCTGACATAAGAAAGGCTAAGGAACTTCTAGGTTGGGAACCTAAGACAAGTTTGAAAGAAGGCTTGAAAAAAACCGTAGAATGGTTAAAATCATACCTAAGGAGGTGATATAAAATGTTTCACATGCCTAATCTAACGGAGTTGTTGGTAATACTGCTTATAGTTTTTCTTCTGTTTGGTGCTTCCAAACTACCCGAAGTGGGAAGGGGCTTAGGCGAGGGTATAAGAAATTTCAAGAAAGCACTATCTGGTGAAACGGAAGAGGAAAAGAAAGTGAAGGAAGTAAAGGGTGAAGAGGTAAATAAGGAGAAGGTCTAAGCGTTATCCTTAGGATTGTAAGGGATGCTTAAAGGATTTATTTTTGATATAACTCCATTGATAAACTTTGCTGGTGTCTTTCCTGCATACTTGGTGGCTATTCTAAGGTAATCGTAAAGGACAAGCACGGGATACTTCACTTTTATGTAAAGTAATTCGGCGAGAGCCAACCTAAGGATGTTTCTCTCTATGTAGCCCAATCTGTCAAAGTCCCAACCTTCAAGATTGTCCGTTATTTGTTTATCGATAGCTTCGGCGTGATTAAAGTAGGTTCTTAAGAGTTTCCTCAAGTATCTTCTCCTTTCTTCGTGTTTTATCCTATTCATAGCTATGTATTCTTCTATAATTTCTTCTAAGTTCCCTCCCTTGATGTCCCACTGATAAAGGACTAAAAAGGCGTCCTCTCTCGCTTTCGTTTTATAAATGGTCATCTTATACCTTTAAAGAGGTTTATCATCTCTATTACCGAAAGCATGGCGTCCCATCCTTTATTTCCATGTTTTGTTCCTGCCCTTTCTATGGCTTGTTCTAAGGTGTCTGCGGTAATAATGCCAAAGGATACAGGTTTTCTGTGTTCCAAACTAAGCATCGCCAAACCCTTTGATACCTCATTAGCTATGTAGTCAAAATGGGGAGTGGCACCTCTTATCAAAACTCCAAGGGCTACTACTCCTTCAATGTTTTCTTTGAGCAGAAGTTCTTTGACTGCCATAGGAATCTCCCAAGATCCTGGCACTCTAACCAAGGTTAAATTCTCTTCTTCTCCCTCGTGTCTTAAAAAACAGTCTATTGCACCCTCTACCAACCTCTCCACTATTGCATGGTTAAACCTACTAGCTACAATACCAACCTTTATACCTTTGGCTGTAAGCATGCCTTCATACTTTCTCATGGCTTATCCTCCAGTTGTCTATCAGTCTTGTGTTGCCTACAAAAACAGCCACCAAGATTCTGTCCCCATCCTTTACCTCACTCACAGGATTTAAGTTTTCATCTGTTATCTCCACGTAATCAATTTTGCTCACGTGGGGGTGTTTTAAAAGAAACTCTCTTATTGCCTGCTTTAACAGATCAGCATCTGTGTTTCCACCTTGAAAGAGTTTTTGAGCCAATAAGAAAGACCTGTATATAGCCAATGCGCTTTGCTTTTCTTCTGGACTAAGATAGACGTTTCTGGAACTGCAAGCAAGGCCGTCTTCTTCTCTTACCGTAGGCACGGGAATAATCTCTACGGGAATGGACAGATCTTTCACTAATCTTTCCACAACCTTTAGCTGTTGATAGTCCTTTTCTCCAAAGTAGGCTCTATCAGGTTGAACTATGTTAAAGAGTTTCAACACCACTATAGCTACACCGTTAAAGTGTCCTGGTCTGTAAACACCTTCCAATCTATCTGTCAACCCTGGGATTTCTATTTTCACGCTTGGATGCTCTGGATACACCTCTTCATCATCTGGAGCAAATACCACATCCACACCTGCTTCCTCACAAAGTGCAAGATCTCTGTCTAAATCTCTGGGATACCGATCAAAGTCCTCCCCTGCTCCAAACTGAAGTGGATTTACGTATATACTTACAACCGTGAGATCATTCTGCAGTTTTGAAAGTCTTATGAGCTTCAGATGTCCTTCATGTAAGTAACCCATAGTAGGCACAAGCCCCACAGAAACATTGTTTCCTCTACACTTTATGTCCTTTATAAACCCTCTGATTTCCTTTATTCTTCTAAACAGCCTTGGCATTTTTCCTCCGAATAATTATATCTGATTCAGACAAAGATCATAGTATAAACCAGGCGTTGGGCTAAAATCCTAAGTAAGGTGGTGGGATCTAACAAAGAGGTGGTCATACCTAAGGATTCCCTGAGAGGCAAGGCTATCCTCAATAGGATTGGTATAGGTAAAGAAAGTGAGCTATCACAAGAGATTTACTTATAATTTTAGACTGTATGGAAGAGTTTAGAAGTGTTAGAGGTTTTCATGACCTATTTGGAGAGGAGCTGGATAAGTTTAACCTTGTAAGACGTACCGTAAGAAGAATCCTTCAGCTTCACAACTTTGAAGAGATCATCCTACCTGTAGTTGAGTATGCGGAAGTATTTCAGAGAAGTATAGGGGAAGCTACAGACATAGTTCAGAAGGAAATGTTCGTATTCCCAGATAAAAAGGGAAGACTTTTGGCGCTTAGACCGGAAGGAACAGCGGGTGCGGTTAGAGCTTTTATCCAGCACAGGCTATTTGCAATAAAACCATACACCAAACTTTTCTACGAAGGGCCCATGTTTAGGTATGAAAGGCCTCAGGCAGGAAGGTACAGACAATTTCATCAGATTGGGGCGGAGGTGTTTGGAAGTTCAGATCCTTTAGTGGATGCGGAGACAATAAATATATCTTACAAAATACTCAAGGATTTGAACATAAACTGCTCCGTGGAGATAAATTCAATAGGCTGTAAAGTTTGCAGACCAAATTATAGAAAAGCTCTCGTAGAGTATTTGAACGGCGTATCTGGCGCTCTCTGCCAAGACTGTATAGACAGAAAGGATAGAAACCCTCTTAGAGTGCTTGATTGTAAAGTCCCTACCTGCAAGGAGGCAGTGAAGGATGCTCCAAAAATGTTGGACTTTTTGTGTGAAGATTGTAAGAACCATCACCGAGAACTTCTTGATTACTTAGAAGTTTTGGGCATTCCTTACGTTGAAAATCCAAATCTAGTAAGGGGGCTGGACTACTATACAAGAACAGTGTTTGAAATGGTTTCCGAAGAGCTTAACATCACGGTAATAGCTGGTGGTAGGTATGACTACCTTGTGGAAGAGATGGGGGGAGTCTCTACTCCAGCTGTGGGTTTTGCAGTGGGTGTGGAGCGTTTGAGTATGTTTGTAAAAGAACCACCACCAAAAGATCCGATCTACATGGTCATACCTATAGGAGATACCGTAGGCTATGCCCTTAGAGTGTGTGAGCTTTTGAGGGAGAAAGGCAAAAGGGTAGAGCTGTCTTACAAAAGGGGTAGCTTAAAAAAGCAGTTAGAGCTTGCGAATAAACTTAAGGCAGATTACGCTGTTATCGTTGGTGAGGATGAGATGAAAGAAGAAAGTATATCTGTGAAGAACCTTCATACCGGAGAACAAACAAAGTATAGTTTGAAAGGTGTGCTAAGTGAGGTGTTTTGAGGATATTAAACAAAAGCTCAAGGAAGGAATAGAACTTCCTCAGGGTAGGTTGGGTTTAATTTCGGTAAGTAGGGGAAGGTTTGCGGAAGAGCAAAACTACGAAATAGGCCTAAACGGAAAGCGCCTTTTGTTTGCCAAAGCCTTTTACGGAAGGAGGCCATACTACAAGGAGTGGATAGAACTTTTTCACATAGAGGAGGAATTTTTTGGAAGTCCTGCGGAGGATGTTTTGCTTTCTCTTATCAGTCAGTGCTACAGAAGGGTCTTTGTGGAATACTACAACGATTTCCAGACTCATAAAGAGCTAAAGGCTGGACTTCCACCTGAGGAAACAAGGTTGGGAAGAAAGCTAAAAGGATTGGGCTATACCTTTTTTAGAGATTGGTATTATCCAGAGGGTTGGATGGAAGGGGGCTACAAGTTGCAAGCAGAAAGAAGCTAAAATTTCTTATAATCTTAGAGCGTGAAAGTTATACCTAAAATCCACTGTTTGAAAGGAGAGCTAAGGGTTCCATCGGATAAGTCTATCTCCCACAGGGCGGTTATCCTGCCTTCTTTGGCAGAGGGAGAGAGCTCAGTAGAAAACTGGCTTGAGTCAAAAGATACCTTAGCCACGCTAAGCATAATGAAGGCCTTAGGGGTTAAGATTGTCAAGAAAGGTGGAACGTTAAAAATAAAGGGCTCGAACTTTCTGCTGAAGGAACCAACCGGTATTCTAAACGCAAGAAACTCGGGAACCACCGCAAGGCTTATGTTGGGGGTTCTATCCACTCAGCCTTTCTTTTCGGTCATAACTGGAGATAAAAGTCTAAGAAAAAGACCTATGCTACGCGTGGTAGAGCCACTAAGGCAAATGGGCGCTAAAATAGACGGCAGAGAGAAAGGGGATAAACTGCCCATAGCGGTAAGGGGTAATACTCTAAAAGGTATTTCCTTCTTTAACAAGAAAGCTTCTGCCCAGGTAAAGTCTTGCATCCTTCTTGCTGGCTTAAGGGCTGAAGGTTTAACAGAAGTCTATGAGCCTTATCTGTCAAGGGATCACACGGAAAGGATGTTAAAGGCTATGGGAGTGGAGCTTGTTTCTTACGACACGGAAAAGGGAAGGGTGATAAAGTTAGAGGGTGGGCAAAGTCTGAAGCCAATTCATATGGTTTGTCCGGCGGATCCATCTTCTGCTGCTTTTTTTGCTTCCGCTGCGGTGCTTTTAAAGGATAGTGAAGTTTTACTAAAGGATGTGCTTGTAAATCCTACCAGGGATGGCTTTTTTAGAAAGCTAAGGGAAATGGGGGCAAAAATAAGCTACGAAAACGTAAGGGAAATATCCGGAGAGCAGGTGGCGGATATATACGTTAGATATACAGACACGCTAAAGCCTGTTCAAGTTAAAGAGGAAGAAGTGCCAAGTCTTATAGACGAAATTCCCATTTTGGCCGTACTCATGGCTTTTGCAAATGGAGTTTCCACAGTAAGAGGCGCACAGGAGCTTAGGGTAAAGGAAAGTGACAGAATTAAGGCTATAGTGCAAAATTTAAGGAAAATGGGTGCAAAGGTGGAGGAATACGAAGACGGCTTTTCTGTAGAAGGGGGTCGATCTCTCAAAGGGACTATCATAAAGACTTACGGAGACCACAGAATAGCCATGAGCTTTAGCATAGCCGGTCTGGTGGCAGAAGGTGAAACAACCATAGACGATCCAGAATGCGTAGCAGTTTCCTATCCTGAATTTTACGATCATTTAATACAATTAGCATGTTAAAAAAGCTTTTTTTAGAGGATTTTCACTACAAAGCCTTATCCTTGGTTATTGGTTTTCTTTTCTGGTTTGTTCTTAACTTTGGAACCAAGTCGGTGGTATCCGTTGAAAAGGAGCTGGAAATAAGAAACGCGGAGGAAAGATACAGCTATAAGCTTTCCAGAAAGAAAGTCAGGATGAAAATACACTTTGTGGAAAAGTTAGCATCAGCAGACATGGTGGATGGAGTTAAACCTTTTGTAGATGTTAGAGGCTTGTCAGTGGGAAGACACGCCCTTGAAGTCCAAGTTAGCAATCCTTACAAGCTTATTGTTTCTGTAGAAAAGTTAGAACCTGAAAGGGTAGAGGTTTATATAACAGAAACCCCCCGAAGGGGGGAGTAAGTTTATCCGCAGGAGAAGCTGTTTCCACAACCGCAAGATCCAGTTACGTTCGGGTTCCTTATCGTGAAACCACCGCCCATAAAGTCCATCACATAGTCAAGCTCTGCG is a window of Thermocrinis sp. DNA encoding:
- the ribH gene encoding 6,7-dimethyl-8-ribityllumazine synthase, whose protein sequence is MRKYEGMLTAKGIKVGIVASRFNHAIVERLVEGAIDCFLRHEGEEENLTLVRVPGSWEIPMAVKELLLKENIEGVVALGVLIRGATPHFDYIANEVSKGLAMLSLEHRKPVSFGIITADTLEQAIERAGTKHGNKGWDAMLSVIEMINLFKGIR
- a CDS encoding DUF1122 family protein; translated protein: MRCFEDIKQKLKEGIELPQGRLGLISVSRGRFAEEQNYEIGLNGKRLLFAKAFYGRRPYYKEWIELFHIEEEFFGSPAEDVLLSLISQCYRRVFVEYYNDFQTHKELKAGLPPEETRLGRKLKGLGYTFFRDWYYPEGWMEGGYKLQAERS
- the aroA gene encoding 3-phosphoshikimate 1-carboxyvinyltransferase, translating into MKVIPKIHCLKGELRVPSDKSISHRAVILPSLAEGESSVENWLESKDTLATLSIMKALGVKIVKKGGTLKIKGSNFLLKEPTGILNARNSGTTARLMLGVLSTQPFFSVITGDKSLRKRPMLRVVEPLRQMGAKIDGREKGDKLPIAVRGNTLKGISFFNKKASAQVKSCILLAGLRAEGLTEVYEPYLSRDHTERMLKAMGVELVSYDTEKGRVIKLEGGQSLKPIHMVCPADPSSAAFFASAAVLLKDSEVLLKDVLVNPTRDGFFRKLREMGAKISYENVREISGEQVADIYVRYTDTLKPVQVKEEEVPSLIDEIPILAVLMAFANGVSTVRGAQELRVKESDRIKAIVQNLRKMGAKVEEYEDGFSVEGGRSLKGTIIKTYGDHRIAMSFSIAGLVAEGETTIDDPECVAVSYPEFYDHLIQLAC
- a CDS encoding NifU family protein translates to MAMPTREEIEAVLDEIRPALRFDGGDVELVDVQEDGVVLVRMMGACAGCGMSVLTLKAGIERALKNRFPEIKEVRDINLDIPTTFGF
- the panC gene encoding pantoate--beta-alanine ligase, which produces MPRLFRRIKEIRGFIKDIKCRGNNVSVGLVPTMGYLHEGHLKLIRLSKLQNDLTVVSIYVNPLQFGAGEDFDRYPRDLDRDLALCEEAGVDVVFAPDDEEVYPEHPSVKIEIPGLTDRLEGVYRPGHFNGVAIVVLKLFNIVQPDRAYFGEKDYQQLKVVERLVKDLSIPVEIIPVPTVREEDGLACSSRNVYLSPEEKQSALAIYRSFLLAQKLFQGGNTDADLLKQAIREFLLKHPHVSKIDYVEITDENLNPVSEVKDGDRILVAVFVGNTRLIDNWRISHEKV
- the nusB gene encoding transcription antitermination factor NusB, producing MTIYKTKAREDAFLVLYQWDIKGGNLEEIIEEYIAMNRIKHEERRRYLRKLLRTYFNHAEAIDKQITDNLEGWDFDRLGYIERNILRLALAELLYIKVKYPVLVLYDYLRIATKYAGKTPAKFINGVISKINPLSIPYNPKDNA
- a CDS encoding UDP-glucuronic acid decarboxylase family protein, with the translated sequence MRVLITGCAGFIGSHLCDRFLKEGFEVIGMDNFITGNPDNIAHLIGHPKFKFIHYNVVNYLYVDGPLDLILHFACPASPVDYLNHPIHTMKVDSLGTLNTLGLAKLKSARYVFASSSEVYGDPQVHPQREDYWGYVNPVSVRSVYSEAKRFSEALCMAYWREHKVDVRIARIFNTYGERMRMDDGRVIPTFLSRALKGEPIPVHGDGSQTRSFCYIEDLVDGIFKLSITDHLEGQVINLGNPEEISILDLAKLVLEVTNSDSPIQMLKGREEDPRRRCPDIRKAKELLGWEPKTSLKEGLKKTVEWLKSYLRR
- a CDS encoding nodulation protein NfeD, giving the protein MLLLLLLLLVSMSFGKIFYAKWDDAVSPIMLEYIKRNIAKAEKENGTLFILELNTPGGLETSMRQIIQEFQKTPLPVVVYVYPPGGRAASAGAIITASADIAAMAPGTNIGAAHPVQVSGEKMEEAVKEKALQDMLAFVRSIAKEKGRNSEVLEKMVKESISLTPDEALREGVIDLIAVDRADLLKKLDGRKVKKHGREIVITTSGVPVVDVQESIRESFLKIITNPTVAYMLLLIGFYGIFFELYNPGAIIPGAVGIVSLLLGLYGLGIIGINWLGLLLILAGLLLLVLELITPTFGGLAIAGMVALAIGSLVLISPDSPYGDIPLSVIATMVFATTFFFLVAGRLGLKAQKRKKITGSEGLIGEEGEAIMDFKNGKGKVFIKGEIWNSISKDDIKKGDRVLVEEVKGLTLYVKKL
- the hisS gene encoding histidine--tRNA ligase, coding for MEEFRSVRGFHDLFGEELDKFNLVRRTVRRILQLHNFEEIILPVVEYAEVFQRSIGEATDIVQKEMFVFPDKKGRLLALRPEGTAGAVRAFIQHRLFAIKPYTKLFYEGPMFRYERPQAGRYRQFHQIGAEVFGSSDPLVDAETINISYKILKDLNINCSVEINSIGCKVCRPNYRKALVEYLNGVSGALCQDCIDRKDRNPLRVLDCKVPTCKEAVKDAPKMLDFLCEDCKNHHRELLDYLEVLGIPYVENPNLVRGLDYYTRTVFEMVSEELNITVIAGGRYDYLVEEMGGVSTPAVGFAVGVERLSMFVKEPPPKDPIYMVIPIGDTVGYALRVCELLREKGKRVELSYKRGSLKKQLELANKLKADYAVIVGEDEMKEESISVKNLHTGEQTKYSLKGVLSEVF
- the tatA gene encoding twin-arginine translocase TatA/TatE family subunit; this translates as MFHMPNLTELLVILLIVFLLFGASKLPEVGRGLGEGIRNFKKALSGETEEEKKVKEVKGEEVNKEKV